In Paenibacillus ihbetae, the following are encoded in one genomic region:
- a CDS encoding metal-sensitive transcriptional regulator, with amino-acid sequence MRYDDQMKNRVKRIEGQLRGILRMMEEGKDCRDVITQLSATRAAMDRAIGVIVSTNLVDCVKEAQENGRDTEQLVVEAVNLLVKSR; translated from the coding sequence ATGAGGTACGACGATCAGATGAAAAATCGGGTGAAACGGATCGAGGGCCAGCTCCGCGGCATCCTGCGGATGATGGAGGAGGGGAAGGATTGCAGGGACGTCATTACGCAGCTGTCGGCCACGCGCGCGGCCATGGACCGGGCGATCGGCGTCATTGTCAGCACCAATCTCGTGGACTGTGTCAAAGAGGCCCAGGAGAACGGCCGGGATACGGAGCAGCTGGTGGTGGAAGCGGTGAACCTGCTTGTCAAAAGCAGATAA
- a CDS encoding DUF1796 family putative cysteine peptidase, giving the protein MEIQPYRFESIYSLGHNCQVAAQLKRNGLRRQAGPWDWFNFASAAEFCGVIRRRFEGFMQLEHLEAYGKSVNNYYVRDRQSTCLSFHDFKNIPNQPPLYDYVEFRERLDRRIARFNDCLSSERRVLLVRIIQHQHEAEAIYASIHETYANPHISMLFILHGPESDISKLPSFAEDARLVRIPRGRTWEGDTEAWAAILSKIRLE; this is encoded by the coding sequence ATGGAGATACAACCGTACCGGTTCGAGTCAATTTACAGCCTGGGTCATAACTGTCAGGTTGCCGCTCAGCTCAAACGAAACGGTTTGCGTCGGCAGGCAGGTCCCTGGGATTGGTTCAATTTCGCTTCGGCTGCGGAATTTTGCGGCGTAATCCGGAGGCGGTTTGAAGGCTTTATGCAGCTTGAGCATTTAGAAGCTTACGGCAAATCCGTCAACAACTACTATGTACGCGATCGGCAGTCAACCTGTTTGTCATTTCACGATTTTAAAAATATCCCCAACCAGCCGCCGCTGTACGACTATGTCGAGTTTCGGGAACGGCTGGATCGAAGGATCGCCCGGTTCAATGATTGCCTGTCATCCGAACGGAGGGTTCTCCTCGTCCGGATCATTCAGCATCAGCATGAGGCCGAAGCCATCTATGCCTCCATCCATGAAACGTATGCCAATCCCCATATTTCCATGCTATTCATTCTTCATGGACCGGAATCGGATATTTCGAAGCTGCCCTCATTCGCTGAAGATGCCAGGCTTGTCCGCATCCCTAGAGGCAGGACATGGGAAGGCGATACGGAAGCATGGGCAGCGATCCTGTCAAAGATTCGTCTCGAATAA
- a CDS encoding MATE family efflux transporter, producing MLVRLRTRMNGLLHNHFSGESMDYRQIFALMLPILIDQAFIIGLNLVNTAMISSSGVAAVSAVNMVDALNIFLINVFVAVATGGTVVVAQYKGSGNGQMVSRASAATVTSVTLIALAIALLIIGLHNPILQLLFGSASPEVLESARIYLIGSGTSFLGIAVVQAVCGALRGIGKTRASLALSLIMNLLYVLLNILFITLLHMGVFGMTLAINIARFAGAACALYYLFKVDATLHIRLKDLFHFPLSMLRKIMFIGLPFAAEQMFFNGGKLLTQVFIVSLGTYAIATNAIGGSLAMLTQIPASALSLTIVTVVGQCIGRGDIADARKFIRSFLWLGAISLAVMGLILIPLFNPLVGLFNPPQEIVHELFVVMLINVIIQVPLWSISFILPSALRAAGDSRFTSITSMMTMWLFRVILGYIMGIVLGWGILGVWLAMNCEWGVRGALFLWRFRGKKWYAHKLI from the coding sequence ATGCTGGTTCGACTACGAACCCGAATGAACGGTTTACTTCATAATCATTTTTCCGGCGAGTCGATGGACTACCGGCAAATCTTTGCACTCATGCTCCCGATCCTGATCGACCAGGCTTTTATCATTGGCCTTAATTTGGTCAACACGGCAATGATCAGTTCATCAGGCGTGGCGGCGGTCAGTGCCGTCAACATGGTCGATGCGCTGAATATTTTTCTGATCAACGTATTTGTAGCGGTGGCTACCGGGGGCACCGTCGTGGTTGCACAGTATAAAGGCAGCGGCAACGGGCAGATGGTGTCCAGGGCATCGGCGGCTACGGTCACCTCGGTCACGTTGATTGCACTGGCCATTGCGCTTCTTATCATCGGACTGCATAATCCGATCCTCCAGCTTCTGTTCGGCTCCGCTTCGCCGGAGGTATTGGAGAGTGCCCGGATATACCTGATCGGCAGCGGAACATCCTTTTTAGGTATTGCGGTTGTCCAGGCGGTATGCGGCGCGCTCCGGGGCATCGGAAAGACGCGTGCGTCCCTGGCGCTTTCCCTGATCATGAATCTGTTGTACGTGCTGCTGAATATTTTGTTTATTACGCTGCTGCATATGGGAGTCTTCGGCATGACCCTGGCCATCAACATTGCCCGGTTTGCGGGCGCGGCCTGCGCCCTGTACTATTTGTTCAAGGTCGATGCAACGCTGCATATCCGGCTGAAGGACTTGTTTCATTTTCCACTGTCAATGCTTCGCAAAATCATGTTTATCGGCCTTCCGTTCGCGGCAGAGCAGATGTTCTTCAACGGGGGAAAGCTGCTGACGCAGGTGTTTATCGTAAGCTTAGGCACCTATGCGATCGCTACGAATGCGATCGGCGGATCACTTGCGATGCTGACGCAAATACCCGCGAGCGCCTTGTCGCTGACGATCGTGACGGTAGTCGGCCAATGCATCGGCCGGGGGGATATCGCGGATGCCCGGAAGTTCATCCGGTCATTTCTATGGCTAGGTGCCATCTCTCTGGCGGTAATGGGACTCATCCTGATCCCGCTGTTCAATCCGCTCGTCGGATTGTTTAATCCGCCGCAGGAAATCGTGCATGAGCTGTTCGTTGTCATGCTGATCAACGTGATCATTCAGGTCCCGCTGTGGTCGATCAGCTTCATACTGCCCTCCGCACTCCGGGCGGCGGGCGATTCACGGTTTACTTCCATTACCTCCATGATGACTATGTGGCTGTTCCGGGTCATCCTCGGTTACATCATGGGGATCGTGCTCGGCTGGGGCATTCTCGGCGTCTGGCTCGCCATGAACTGCGAGTGGGGCGTGCGTGGCGCACTCTTCCTCTGGCGGTTCCGCGGCAAAAAGTGGTATGCGCATAAACTGATATAG